In the Dendrosporobacter quercicolus genome, GTATATTATTCATAAGGGGTTAATGCGCAATATTCAGAAAGAGGTCAGAAAAGAGAGTTGGACAATTAGGGAGGGCTAAAGTGAAATACGTTAAATTTGTAATGCTGCTTGTACTCTGTTCGATGCTGTTTACCACACTTGCCACTGCACAAGAGCGAAAGGATGAGTGGAAAGATCCTAATTATGATTTTACAAAACTAAAAACAATTCTACTTGCTACCTCTGAAGTTCCAGACCTGCAAATTGATAAATATGAAAGCCGCAAGCTGGAAACCTTTTATAACGATGTATTCTACAAAACCCAAAAGAAATGGACTAATCATGCCATTATCTTTATAACATTAAGCCAGTTGCAAGAGAAGGTAGGCGCCTATACCGGACTGGATATGCAGCAATTGGCAATCGATGACCCTGTCAGATTCAAAACACTTATAAAAGAGTATATTCCGATTTGTACGGATGCGGTATTGGATGTACAAGTTATATCTTTTGGCTATAGCCGGAAGTTTGTGGATGCTTATAGTTACACATATAAAACACAAAAAGAAACGGAGGTAGAAACCAAGTTTAAAGATTCGAATGGTAAATGGGTTACAGGCAAGAAGATAATCAAGGAACCTGTTGAAAAGCTTGTGGATGTTCCAGCGCACTACATTACATATGCTAACGCCGGCATGGAGTATACCTTAATAGACAGTAAGACGAATGAAGCTGTCTGGATGCTACTGGATATTAGACAGGCCCGAAACAAGGAACCAATTGATATGATAAAACGAATCATTGATAGAGCGACCAAAAACCTAGAGAAAGTATTCTAATCTGCGCAGCATTTTAGGCAGTCAGCCAGGGAACTTCTAAAGCCTGCTCGCAGGTTTTTAAGAATCATGCTGCTTTAACCTCCTGCATTGTACGTGTATTTTTATGTAGAATTTGAAATGACTATAGACAAACTGTATGAATATGAGTATAATAATGTACATAAATAAATACAAATTGGCAAAGACGCCAGCTTGACATAAGGACTAATTGAGTCTTTGTGTTAATCGGCGTTTTGTTTTTTATTTATTTGTGGTAAATACATGGATAATATATACATATTTATTCGTTTATTTAGTATTATTATAAATAATTATCTTTTCTGCCATAGTACTGTGATAAAGACTGCCGGCGGGAAGGATAAAATTATTAAAGATGGAATACATTAACTTATGTATTTCAAAAAATATACACTGAGGTGATAGAACTGATGATTAATGATTTATTGTATGTCATTCCAGCAGGTACATCTAAAGATGAGGTAGTAGAATTACTTAAGAGCCATCCGGAAATCAAGTTTGTTTCATTGGTAGGTGTTGATTTAGCTGGTAATGATACTGATGAAAAAATTCCAATGCGCGTATTTTTGAAAGATGTAGATGATTTTTATACTGGTTCCGCCGTTCAGACTGATGGATCATCTGTAGTTTTGACTGGTATTGCAACACTGAATAATGCTAAAGTTGATATGCCTGCGGATCCCACCGTTAACTGGTATATTGATTACAATTTTGAGCATTTTGACGAAGAAACCGGCAAGCCGATTGGTACCCTGCGTATACCATCCTATTTAATCCATGATGGTTTGAAGGTTGATTCCCGGGCGTTATTGGCGCAAAGCTTGCAATATGTTAAAGATGAAATCAAGACTTTATTTAAAAAGCATCCTAAAGTTTCAGGCCTGGAGCATATTGACGGAACTGATATTGAGGATGTTGTCTTTACTGCCGGCACAGAGCTGGAGTTTTGGGTTAAAACCCCGCTGGAGCAGGCTGAAGTCGGTGAATTAACAGCTTCGCAGGTTATGCAGGAGCAGTACTGGCAACGTACTCGCGGCACGGTTCGTACAGCTTTGGAACAGGCCATTATCGTGCTTGACCGTTATGGTTTACAAGCGGAAATGGGTCACAAAGAAGTTGGCGGCATTAAGTCCCATATCGACGAGGCCGGTAATTTGACTCATGTTTGCGAACAGCTTGAAATTGACTGGCGTTTTGCCGATGCCGTACAGGCTGCCGATAATGAACTGCTGGCCCGCATTATTGTGAAAGAGGTATTTAGGGCAAATGGACTGGAGGTCACTTTCAAGGCTAAACCGATCATCGGCGTTGCTGGCAATGGCGAGCATACGCATATTGGTATGGCGGCAAAACTAAAATCAGGAAAAACTGTAAATCTGTTTTCGCCAACTGACTTAAAAGCGGATTTTATGAGCGCAGTAGGTTATGGCGCTATTATGGGACTGCTCAAGAACTATGAAGTTGTCAATCCGTTCATATCCTCAACGAATGATTCGTTAAATCG is a window encoding:
- a CDS encoding glutamine synthetase; translated protein: MINDLLYVIPAGTSKDEVVELLKSHPEIKFVSLVGVDLAGNDTDEKIPMRVFLKDVDDFYTGSAVQTDGSSVVLTGIATLNNAKVDMPADPTVNWYIDYNFEHFDEETGKPIGTLRIPSYLIHDGLKVDSRALLAQSLQYVKDEIKTLFKKHPKVSGLEHIDGTDIEDVVFTAGTELEFWVKTPLEQAEVGELTASQVMQEQYWQRTRGTVRTALEQAIIVLDRYGLQAEMGHKEVGGIKSHIDEAGNLTHVCEQLEIDWRFADAVQAADNELLARIIVKEVFRANGLEVTFKAKPIIGVAGNGEHTHIGMAAKLKSGKTVNLFSPTDLKADFMSAVGYGAIMGLLKNYEVVNPFISSTNDSLNRLKPGFEAPVCIVTSLGHTPEIPSRNRTILAGLVRDVENPYATRFEVRACNPYTNTYVALSAIYLTVLDGIKAAVESGKTTKELLAELSKESGTESFYLEKDRAYRSEHDVFEDYTEDERNRLFGRPPATVWENLQGLTNYPGKKEVLTAGNIFRNELIDAFVAGALIRWKTELLHRIIPENLTIVRACKRLHDNHATDHDFYIWDKVSTLRNYLAKDSVEQKSVFTLIANAVESGDYDLASGLQVEMYDKVEELKALYTQYKKNII